In Bradyrhizobium guangxiense, one DNA window encodes the following:
- a CDS encoding NAD(P)/FAD-dependent oxidoreductase, translating into MYRASTYQMRSGWNAMLPPRICRPALNGKLSVDHAVVGAGFTGLAVARRLKELEPETDILIIDGGTVGENASGRNSGFSGSDLPTVSMASASRADASADALSKQNVIAVFDAEGLAWLKDLVARYGIDCGLRQVGSFKAAVSERAAAALLRMSESASTQGRTLPVYKQDALEELTGTCFYRLAIRSESTHLFQPAALVRGLADHLPSDIVFHEGTTVSNIEKVGERWHLTCPQARISARNVILANNAFVKLLGYGKDRLVSLFTYVGVTERLGNRARLLGSLPEWGMTSAQRAGGSTLRRLSDGRCMIRSLYSYEAELKESVIRRRLLDRFRRRYPHLADIDFEYVWGGVTDVTRGGAPFWGELEQGLFISAGYNGSGVAKGTALGRRLAELVAGKVAQETVTGPLGRPGWLPPEPFRFVGVRGTAMYEEFRAGADAT; encoded by the coding sequence ATGTATCGCGCAAGCACGTATCAGATGCGAAGCGGTTGGAACGCGATGCTACCGCCTCGCATTTGCCGGCCCGCCCTCAACGGAAAGCTGAGCGTCGATCATGCCGTTGTAGGCGCAGGTTTCACTGGGCTCGCTGTTGCAAGAAGGCTCAAAGAGCTGGAACCCGAAACTGATATTCTCATCATTGACGGCGGAACAGTTGGCGAGAATGCTTCAGGTCGGAATTCCGGCTTTTCTGGCAGCGATCTGCCAACGGTGAGTATGGCATCGGCCAGCAGAGCTGACGCCTCAGCCGATGCTCTAAGCAAACAGAACGTCATAGCCGTATTTGATGCCGAGGGTTTGGCTTGGCTGAAAGACCTCGTGGCCCGGTACGGGATCGATTGCGGGCTTCGACAGGTCGGTTCGTTCAAGGCCGCTGTAAGCGAGCGAGCCGCTGCGGCTCTGTTGAGAATGAGCGAGAGCGCATCGACACAGGGCCGCACGCTTCCGGTTTACAAACAAGATGCTTTGGAAGAGCTAACCGGCACATGCTTTTATCGGTTGGCCATTCGATCCGAGTCTACACATCTATTTCAGCCGGCTGCGCTCGTGCGCGGTCTGGCAGATCATCTACCTTCTGACATTGTCTTTCATGAAGGAACCACTGTCAGCAACATCGAAAAAGTAGGTGAGCGTTGGCACTTGACTTGTCCGCAGGCGCGGATATCCGCGCGGAACGTCATCCTGGCCAACAATGCCTTTGTTAAGCTGCTGGGATACGGCAAAGATCGGTTGGTTTCCTTATTTACTTATGTGGGCGTGACGGAAAGGCTGGGCAACAGGGCACGTCTGCTCGGTAGTCTTCCGGAATGGGGCATGACGTCGGCCCAACGGGCCGGTGGTAGCACCCTTCGTAGACTTTCCGACGGACGCTGTATGATCCGCAGCCTCTATTCCTATGAGGCCGAGCTCAAGGAGAGCGTAATCCGACGAAGATTGCTCGATCGGTTTCGCCGTCGTTATCCGCATCTTGCGGATATCGACTTCGAATACGTATGGGGCGGAGTTACCGACGTCACGCGTGGAGGCGCTCCATTTTGGGGAGAGCTGGAGCAGGGGCTTTTTATAAGTGCCGGCTATAACGGCTCTGGTGTCGCGAAAGGTACCGCATTGGGGCGCCGTCTTGCCGAACTAGTCGCCGGCAAAGTCGCACAAGAAACGGTGACTGGACCGCTCGGCCGTCCCGGATGGCTGCCGCCCGAGCCATTCAGATTCGTCGGCGTGCGTGGCACGGCAATGTACGAGGAATTCCGTGCCGGTGCAGATGCAACCTGA
- a CDS encoding NAD(P)/FAD-dependent oxidoreductase, translated as MSQLPASTKVIVIGGGIIGSSTAYYLAKRGVPTLLCEKGLIGAEQSGRNQGWVRAQKRDAQEMPLIRESLRIWNDLERQLGQSVGFKQTGILTVFKRDEEAEACESWLANTCPDDIVARIVSGAELRALLPGASRPWACGLYSPNDGRAEPSLAAAAYASAARALGAQIVVSCAVRGIETRAGRICGVVTELGPVSCEAVVLAGGVWSSLFCNNMGLRLPQLKTMSSLVRAYPLEGAPKTSIKGPDFSIRTRHDGGFTIGYGAWNRTEIVPDSFRYLVDYLPMILTGGNNVRLRLGRRTLAELFQKSRWRMDEQTPFEQTRVLDPVPSLYDLRQAQRNISREFPVFANMRVAATWAGLIDVMPDTKPVIGAVDTIPGFFISSGYSGHGFGIGPAAGHLTADLVTSEKPIVDPSPFTFNRLSSVKRQPAFAQ; from the coding sequence ATGTCCCAACTGCCCGCTTCAACCAAAGTGATCGTGATAGGGGGCGGAATTATCGGCAGTTCAACTGCTTACTACCTGGCCAAGCGAGGGGTTCCAACCTTGCTTTGCGAGAAGGGACTTATCGGAGCAGAGCAATCCGGACGCAACCAGGGTTGGGTTCGCGCTCAAAAGCGCGACGCTCAAGAAATGCCGTTGATCCGGGAAAGTTTGCGAATCTGGAACGATCTGGAGCGGCAGCTAGGCCAAAGTGTCGGCTTTAAACAGACGGGTATTTTGACGGTATTCAAGCGCGACGAGGAAGCAGAAGCTTGTGAAAGCTGGCTCGCCAACACCTGTCCCGACGATATCGTTGCTCGCATCGTTTCAGGGGCTGAATTGCGAGCCTTGCTGCCTGGCGCGTCAAGACCGTGGGCTTGCGGCCTGTATTCTCCCAATGACGGCAGGGCGGAGCCATCATTGGCAGCTGCTGCGTACGCAAGCGCGGCGAGGGCGCTCGGCGCGCAGATTGTCGTGTCATGCGCTGTGAGAGGAATTGAAACCCGGGCGGGACGCATTTGTGGCGTTGTGACGGAGCTCGGGCCAGTATCTTGCGAAGCAGTTGTTTTGGCGGGCGGAGTTTGGTCTTCGCTCTTTTGTAACAATATGGGTTTGCGGTTGCCGCAACTCAAGACAATGTCGAGCCTTGTCCGAGCGTACCCGTTGGAAGGGGCTCCAAAAACGTCGATCAAGGGCCCCGATTTTTCGATCCGCACTCGGCACGATGGAGGGTTCACCATAGGTTACGGCGCGTGGAATCGAACGGAAATCGTGCCCGACAGTTTCCGCTATCTCGTCGACTATTTGCCGATGATTTTGACTGGTGGAAACAATGTACGGCTGCGTCTGGGGCGGCGCACGCTTGCGGAGCTGTTTCAGAAATCGCGCTGGCGCATGGATGAACAAACGCCTTTTGAACAGACACGTGTCCTGGATCCCGTGCCATCACTATACGATCTTCGTCAGGCGCAGCGTAATATCAGTCGCGAGTTTCCCGTATTCGCCAATATGAGAGTTGCCGCAACCTGGGCCGGCCTGATCGATGTCATGCCCGATACAAAGCCGGTCATTGGGGCAGTGGACACCATTCCGGGATTTTTTATCAGTAGCGGGTACTCCGGTCACGGCTTTGGGATTGGTCCTGCGGCCGGGCATCTGACGGCTGATCTGGTTACTTCCGAAAAACCTATCGTCGATCCTTCTCCTTTTACTTTCAACCGGCTGTCGAGCGTCAAACGCCAGCCGGCTTTCGCACAGTAG